The Streptococcus parasanguinis genomic sequence TAACTTATCAATAACTTTTTTGCGTTTGCTACGGCTAATATCTGCTTGCTCAATCAACATCCGCTCTGCAGCAACTGTCGTCAACCGTTCATCTTGGTAGTCGACTGGCAACCCAAACTTTTCAGCAATCATTGCGCCATAAGCCTGACTAGCTTCCACACGCGGTCCGCTGGTGTTGTTCATGTTTTTCGGCAAGCCCACAACAAAACGGTCCACCTTATATTGAGCCACTAATTCGGCTAAGCGCTCCAAACCGAATTCTTTTTTGTCTTCATCGATTTGGATGATTTCAAGACCCTGAGCTGTAAAACCGAGAGGATCACTCACAGCAACCCCGACGGTCTTTGAGCCAACATCCAATCCCATAATTCTCATTAGAGGTCTATTCCTTGCCCTTTCAAATAATAACGTACCAATTCTTCAACGATTTCATCTCGTTCATATTTACGAATTTGGTTCCGTGCATTATTATAACGAGGTACATAGGCAGGATCACCACTGAGTACGTATCCTACGATTTGATTAATTGGATTGTAGCCTTTTTCATCCAGTGACAAGTAAACATCTTTCAAGGTCTCGCTAATTTCCTTACGATTTGAATCATCAAGATTAAAACGTACTGTTTCATCTGTAAATCCCACAAGAACACCCTCTTTCCTTAGAATATTACTATTATACCATAATTAAGAGTTTTCCACAACGGCCAAGCCCTTGATTTTACGGCTTTTTCAAGCATTTTTGAGCTATTTTAGCTAAACTGTTTTTTTATTTTTGCTCACTTGCTCCAGCATTGATAAGATTGTCCGCAAATTGACTCGGTGTCAACTTCAACAACTCTGGTAAGTGATTGTTTTTGAAGTAAGTCATGCCTTCGGCCTTCTTCACATCCATCGCTTCAAAGTCATAGGTGATCGTTACCTTGTATTCATTCTCGTTTTCCAAGGTTAAATCAGCTGTGAAACCTGGCACTGTCAAAGCTTCCTTAAAGGCATCGTCCTTGTTAAAGGATTCTCTCAATTGCTTTTGTGCTTCCTCGACTCCAACCTGTTGGATCCCTTTTTTCAACTCCTCATCGGTTGCCGTCACATTGATGGTCTCCAATTTTTTAAAGGTATTCCCCACATAGGTGACGATTTGCGTCTGTTGTGTCCCCTTGTCATCTTTTGGAAAAACAAAGGTTCTAGTGATGACTTTATTTTCTTCAGCTTTTTGTAGGATACTCTTATTATCCTTTTGCAGCTGCTCTGCTTTTGCTTGGATTGCCTTTTGTTCACTTGAAGTTGGCGTTTTCGCTTGTTTTTTTTGACCGCATCCAGTCAAACACAAGGCAAGTGCACCCAATAAGAAGATTTTCCTTTTCATTTTCCATTCCTTACTAGTTATTGTTTTCTAAAATATTGTATCATAGATTTCGTAAAATGGCGCAGTAAACTGCTTTTCATTCCGATTTTTAACAAGAAAAAATCAGAAACACATTGTTTCTGATTTTCAATCGCTTTAAAGAGCTGCACGCATCCGCGCTTCTGCATTTTCTACATTTCGAACTGATCGTGGCAAGAAGGCACGAATATCGTCTTCTTTGTAGCCCACTTGGAGACGTTTGTCATCTACCAAGATCGGACTTTTAAGAATACGAGGTGTTTCCATGATGATGTCAATGACTTCATTGACACTCAAGTCTTCGATGTCCACTCCTAGATTTTTAGCGTATCGATTTTTTGAAGAGACAATACTTGCCACTCCATTTTCAGTCTTTGTAAGGATATCCAATAATTCTTCTTTGGTGATCCCTTCCTTACCGAGGTTTTGTTCTTTATAAGTTAGCTGGTGAGCGTTGAGCCAAGTCTTTGCTTTTTTACAGCTGGTGCAACTTGACACTGTATAAATTTTAATCATGCATGCACTCCTTTCGCTACACGATAATACTATCGTATTAAATTATAACACAAAAACCATCAGTCTAGCGACCTATTTTGAAAAAAATTAATCTTCAATTTCAATCGCGTCATCTAAATCTAGAGTTACTTCTTCTACGACAGGAGCTGCTTCTTCAGTTTTATCAAGGGTTTTCACTGCTTCGTCTTCTTCGATCAAACCAAAATGAACCCGAACCTTGTGGTCGATTTCGTCAAAAATTTCTGGGTGGTCAGCCAAGAATTTCTTAGCATTTTCAGATCCTTGACCAATCTTCTCGCCATTATATGAGTACCACGCACCAGCTTTTTGGATGATATCCAAATCTGTTGCAATCTTCACCAATTCACCCGTACGTGAAATTCCTTCCCCGTACATGATTTCAACCATGGCTTCTTTGAACGGTGGAGCTACCTTGTTCTTCACAACCTTGATCTTGGTTTCCTTACCAACGTTGGTATCTTTTTGGTCCCCAGTACCCTTGATTTGAGTGTTTCCACGAACATCGAGACGGACAGAAGCGTAGAATTTCAGGGCACGACCACCAGGTGTGGTTTCAGGGTTCCCAAACATGACCCCAACTTTTTCACGCAATTGGTTGATAAAGATGGCAATGGTCTTGGTCTTATTGATCGAAGCTCCAAGCTTACGCATAGCTTGGCTCATCATCCGAGCTTGCAAACCAACGTGGCTATCTCCGATATCTCCATCGATTTCCGCACGTGGGACCAAGGCCGCAACAGAGTCGACAACCACCAAATCAACCGCACCAGAGTCGATCAATTTACCAGCAATTTCAAGTCCTTGTTCCCCTGAGTCTGGTTGAGACAAGAGAAGTTCGTCGATATTGACCCCAAGAGCTGCTGCATAAGATGGATCCAAAGCGTGCTCGGCATCGATAAAGGCAGCAATGCCTCCTTCTTTCTGTGCTTGCGCTACTGCATGGAGGGCAACGGTTGTTTTACCAGATGATTCTGGACCATAGATTTCGATGATCCGACCTTTTGGATAACCACCAGCACCCAAGGCAATATCAAGCGCCAAGGAACCAGAGCTCATGACTTGAACTTTTTGCTCTGCACGTTCGCCCAGACGCATGATCGATCCCTTACCAAAATCCTTTTCGATCAACTTCAGGGCATCATTGAGCGC encodes the following:
- the ruvX gene encoding Holliday junction resolvase RuvX; translation: MRIMGLDVGSKTVGVAVSDPLGFTAQGLEIIQIDEDKKEFGLERLAELVAQYKVDRFVVGLPKNMNNTSGPRVEASQAYGAMIAEKFGLPVDYQDERLTTVAAERMLIEQADISRSKRKKVIDKLAAQLILQNYLDRNF
- a CDS encoding IreB family regulatory phosphoprotein produces the protein MGFTDETVRFNLDDSNRKEISETLKDVYLSLDEKGYNPINQIVGYVLSGDPAYVPRYNNARNQIRKYERDEIVEELVRYYLKGQGIDL
- a CDS encoding SP0191 family lipoprotein yields the protein MKRKIFLLGALALCLTGCGQKKQAKTPTSSEQKAIQAKAEQLQKDNKSILQKAEENKVITRTFVFPKDDKGTQQTQIVTYVGNTFKKLETINVTATDEELKKGIQQVGVEEAQKQLRESFNKDDAFKEALTVPGFTADLTLENENEYKVTITYDFEAMDVKKAEGMTYFKNNHLPELLKLTPSQFADNLINAGASEQK
- the spx gene encoding transcriptional regulator Spx; amino-acid sequence: MIKIYTVSSCTSCKKAKTWLNAHQLTYKEQNLGKEGITKEELLDILTKTENGVASIVSSKNRYAKNLGVDIEDLSVNEVIDIIMETPRILKSPILVDDKRLQVGYKEDDIRAFLPRSVRNVENAEARMRAAL
- the recA gene encoding recombinase RecA, encoding MAKKQKKLDDISKKFGDEREKALNDALKLIEKDFGKGSIMRLGERAEQKVQVMSSGSLALDIALGAGGYPKGRIIEIYGPESSGKTTVALHAVAQAQKEGGIAAFIDAEHALDPSYAAALGVNIDELLLSQPDSGEQGLEIAGKLIDSGAVDLVVVDSVAALVPRAEIDGDIGDSHVGLQARMMSQAMRKLGASINKTKTIAIFINQLREKVGVMFGNPETTPGGRALKFYASVRLDVRGNTQIKGTGDQKDTNVGKETKIKVVKNKVAPPFKEAMVEIMYGEGISRTGELVKIATDLDIIQKAGAWYSYNGEKIGQGSENAKKFLADHPEIFDEIDHKVRVHFGLIEEDEAVKTLDKTEEAAPVVEEVTLDLDDAIEIED